A genomic segment from Candidatus Brocadia sinica JPN1 encodes:
- a CDS encoding carboxypeptidase regulatory-like domain-containing protein, with translation MKQLFFLSALFGFIGWNLISSTGILAENDYTEIEVSDGGTVIGNVKYMGDLATPGLNLHRDWEISEASKTTTEKLVFSKINNGLKNAVVSLKDITHGKKKIIPAIHPIMDQQNNIFIPRVLAILTGTTIDILNGDEVMHNIHTRSMKNQPFNLGTTYKQRISKKFDYSEIIKLTCDLHKNTYAWIVVFDNPYFDMTDRNGYFEICDIPPGTYKFQVWHEELGNLEKEVTVHPKEITTIEFVYSQN, from the coding sequence ATGAAGCAGTTATTTTTTCTTAGCGCCTTATTTGGGTTCATTGGTTGGAATCTCATATCTTCAACGGGTATATTAGCGGAGAATGATTATACCGAGATAGAGGTTTCAGACGGTGGTACTGTTATTGGCAATGTGAAATACATGGGCGACTTAGCGACGCCGGGATTAAATCTCCATCGTGATTGGGAAATATCAGAGGCCTCTAAAACCACAACTGAAAAACTTGTCTTCAGTAAAATCAATAATGGGCTTAAAAACGCCGTAGTTTCTCTGAAAGATATCACACACGGTAAAAAAAAGATAATACCTGCAATCCATCCGATAATGGATCAGCAAAATAATATTTTTATCCCTCGCGTACTTGCGATTTTGACAGGAACCACGATTGACATCTTAAATGGTGATGAGGTGATGCATAATATTCATACCCGGTCAATGAAGAATCAGCCATTTAACCTTGGCACCACTTACAAACAAAGAATATCAAAAAAATTTGATTATTCCGAAATTATTAAGCTGACATGCGATCTTCACAAAAATACGTATGCATGGATTGTTGTCTTTGATAATCCCTATTTTGATATGACAGACAGAAACGGATATTTTGAAATTTGTGATATCCCGCCGGGAACGTATAAATTCCAGGTATGGCATGAAGAGTTAGGAAACTTAGAAAAGGAGGTAACGGTTCACCCGAAAGAAATTACTACCATAGAATTTGTTTATTCGCAGAATTAG
- a CDS encoding c-type cytochrome, translating to MKPKVLLDRVGLWSATAVAGIAMMLGIAPMNAKAEFKIPTEVTDLGKDTYKKYCSPCHGEEGNGNGPLARSMLPKPRDFTRGAYKFRTTPSGSLPTDEDIYRTISFGVPNSTMIPWDILTEEQRLSVIPVLKSFSEAFEFRKPDPPVEVGLRVRPTEKCIAEGKKIYEEKLECWKCHGIEGRGDGPSAAEQEDDFGFPIKPFDFTTGKFKGGNSPQDVYLRFTTGLNGTPMPSFAKELTDEERWCLTYYVMSLIKPEENTHK from the coding sequence ATGAAACCTAAGGTCTTATTGGATAGGGTTGGCTTATGGAGTGCAACGGCGGTAGCGGGCATAGCCATGATGTTAGGTATAGCGCCAATGAATGCTAAAGCCGAATTTAAAATACCAACAGAGGTTACAGATTTGGGTAAGGATACTTATAAAAAATATTGTAGCCCCTGTCACGGAGAGGAAGGTAATGGAAATGGACCACTTGCACGGTCGATGCTCCCCAAGCCACGTGATTTTACGAGAGGTGCTTATAAATTTAGAACGACTCCGAGTGGTTCACTTCCTACGGACGAAGATATTTACCGGACGATTTCCTTTGGGGTACCAAATTCTACCATGATACCATGGGATATTTTGACGGAAGAACAACGTTTATCGGTGATTCCCGTCCTGAAGAGTTTTTCTGAGGCATTTGAGTTCAGGAAACCTGACCCACCCGTCGAGGTTGGTTTGCGGGTTAGACCTACGGAAAAATGCATTGCAGAGGGGAAAAAAATTTACGAAGAAAAATTGGAATGCTGGAAGTGTCATGGCATCGAAGGACGCGGAGATGGTCCCAGCGCTGCTGAACAGGAAGATGATTTTGGATTTCCTATAAAACCCTTTGATTTTACTACAGGGAAATTTAAGGGAGGTAATTCACCTCAGGATGTTTACCTCAGATTTACCACGGGATTGAACGGCACTCCCATGCCATCGTTTGCGAAGGAGCTTACCGACGAAGAAAGATGGTGTTTGACGTATTATGTAATGTCACTCATTAAACCAGAAGAAAATACCCATAAATAG